In one window of Nycticebus coucang isolate mNycCou1 chromosome 23, mNycCou1.pri, whole genome shotgun sequence DNA:
- the CLOCK gene encoding circadian locomoter output cycles protein kaput isoform X6 — protein MTDGSIIYVSESVTSLLEHLPSDLVDQSIFNFIPEGEHSEVYKILSTHLLESDSLTPEYLKSKNQLEFRCHMLRGTIDPKEPSTYEYVKFIGNFKSLNSVSTSAHNGFEGTIQRTHRPSYEDRICFVATVRLATPQFIKEMCTVEEPNEEFTSRHSLEWKFLFLDHRAPPIIGYLPFEVLGTSGYDYYHVDDLENLAKCHEHLMQYGKGKSCYYRFLTKGQQWIWLQTHYYITYHQWNSRPEFIVCTHTVVSYAEVRAERRRELGIEESLPETTADKSQDSGSDNRINTVSLKEALERFDHSPAPSASSRSSRKSSHTAVSDPSSTPTKIPTDTSTPPRHHLPAHQKMAQRRPSFSSQSINSQSVGSSLIQPVMSQATNLPIPQGMSQFQFSAQLGAMQHLKDQLEQRTRMIEANIHRQQEELRKIQEQLQMVHGQGLQMFLQQSNPGLNFGSVQLSSGNSSNIQQLAPINMQGQVVPTNQVQSGMNTGHIGTTQHMLQQQTLQSTSTQQSQQNVLSGHNQQTSLPSQTQSALTAPLYNTMVISQPASGSMVQIPSSMPQNSAQSAAITTFTQDRQIRFSQGQQLVTKLVTAPVACGAVMVPSTMLMGQVVTAYPTFATQQQQSQALSVTPPQQQQQPPQSSQDPQLTTVPQPSQAQLTQPPQPPQQFLQTSRLLHGNPSAQLILSAAFPLQQSTFPQSHHQQHQSQPQQLLSRHRTDSLTDPSKGQP, from the exons TGGAAGCATAATATATGTGTCTGAGAGTGTAACTTCATTACTTGAACATTTACCA tctgATCTTGTGGATcaaagtatatttaattttatcccAGAGGGGGAACATTCAGAGGTTTATAAAATACTCTCTACGCATCTGCTGGAAAGTGATTCATTAACCcctgaatatttaaaat CAAAAAATCAGTTAGAATTCCGTTGTCATATGCTTCGAGGAACAATAGACCCAAAGGAGCCATCTACCTATGAATATGTGAAATTTATAGGAAATTTCAAATCTTTAAACAGTG TATCCACTTCAGCACACAATGGTTTTGAAGGAACTATACAACGCACACATAGGCCTTCGTATGAAGATAGAATTTGTTTTGTAGCTACTGTCAGGTTAGCTACACCTCAGTTCATCAag GAAATGTGCACTGTTGAAGAGCCCAATGAGGAGTTCACATCTAGACATAGTTTAGAGTGGAAGTTTCTATTTCTAGATCACAG GGCACCACCCATAATAGGATATTTGCCATTTGAAGTTCTGGGAACGTCAGGCTATGATTACTATCATGTGGATGACCTAGAAAATTTGGCAAAATGTCATGAACACT taatgCAATATGGGAAAGGCAAATCATGTTATTATAGGTTCCTGACCAAAGGGCAACAGTGGATTTGGCTTCAAACTCATTATTATATCACTTATCATCAGTGGAATTCAAGGCCAGAGTTTATTGTTTGTACTCACACTGTAGTAag ttaTGCAGAAGTTAGGGCTGAAAGACGACGAGAACTTGGCATTGAAGAGTCTCTTCCTGAGACAACTGCTGATAAA AGCCAAGATTCTGGGTCTGATAATCGTATAAACACAGTTAGTCTCAAGGAAGCACTGGAAAGGTTTGATCACAGCCCAGCTCCTTCTGCCTCCTCGCGGAGTTCGAGGAAGTCTTCTCACACAGCCGTCTCAGACCCCTCCT CAACACCAACAAAGATCCCAACGGATACCAGCACTCCTCCTAGACATCACTTACCAGCTCACCAGAAGATGGCACAGAGGAGGCCATCCTTCAGTAGTCAG tccaTAAATTCCCAGTCTGTTGGTTCATCATTAATACAGCCTGTGATGTCTCAAGCTACAAATTTACCAATTCCACAAGGCATGTCccag TTTCAGTTTTCAGCTCAATTAGGAGCCATGCAGCATCTGAAAGACCAATTAGAGCAACGGACACGGATGATAGAGGCAAACATTCATCGGCAACAAGAAGAACTAAGAAAAATTCAAGAACAACTTCAAATGGTTCATGGCCAAGGGCTGCAG atgtttttacAACAATCAAACCCTGGATTGAATTTTGGTTCTGTTCAACTTTCTTCTGGAAATTCATCCAACATCCAGCAACTTGCACCTATAAATATGCAAGGTCAGGTTGTTCCTACTAACCAAGTTCAAAGTGGAATGAATACTGGACATATTGGCACAACTCAGCACATGCTACAACAGCAGACCTTACAGAGTACATCGACTCAG CAGAGTCAACAAAATGTACTGAGTGGGCACAATCAGCAAACCTCTCTTCCCAGTCAGACACAGAGTGCTCTCACAGCCCCGCTGTATAACACGATGGTGATTTCCCAGCCTGCCTCTGGGAGCATGGTCCAGATCCCGTCTAGTATGCCACAGAACAGTGCCCAGAGTGCTGCCATCACTACATTCACTCAGGACAGACAGATAAG ATTTTCTCAAGGTCAGCAACTTGTGACCAAATTAGTGACTGCTCCTGTAGCATGTGGGGCGGTCATGGTGCCAAGCACTATGCTCATGGGCCAGGTGGTGACCGCCTATCCGACGTTCGCTACTCAGCAGCAGCAGTCTCAGGCGTTGTCGGTGACGCcgccacagcagcagcagcagccaccgCAGAGCTCCCAGGACCCGCAGCTGACCACAGTGCCCCAACCTTCTCAGGCCCAGCTGACCCAGCCTCCACAGCCTCCACAGCAGTTTTTACAG